The genomic window CGTGGTGTTCTGCGGCACTTCCGGCGTTGAGCCGCAGTCCGAAACCGTATGGCGTCAGGCCAACAAGTACGGCGTTCCGCGTATCGTCTACGTGAACAAGATGGATCGTGCCGGTGCCAACTTCCTGCGCGTAGTCGGTCAGATCAAGCAGCGTCTGGGCCACACTCCGGTTCCGGTTCAGCTGGCTATCGGTGCTGAAGACGACTTCCAGGGTCAGATCGACCTGATGAAGATGAAGGCCGTCTACTGGAACGAAGACGACAAGGGTACCTCCTACCGCGAGGAAGAGATCCCTGCTGAGCTGCTGGATCTGGCTCAAGAGTGGCGCTCGAACATGGTCGAGGCTGCTGCCGAAGCCAACGAAGAGCTGATGAACAAGTACCTGGAAGAGGGCGAGCTGTCGATCGAAGAGATCAAGGCTGGCCTGCGTCAGCGTACCATCGCCTGCGAAATCGTTCCGGCTGTCTGCGGTTCCTCGTTCAAGAACAAGGGCGTTCCCCTGGTTCTCGACGCCGTTATCGACTTCCTGCCTGCTCCGACCGAGATCCCGGCGATCAAGGGTATCCACCCTGACCTGGTCGACACTCCGAAGGAAGAGATCAGCGAAGCGCAGTACGACGAGCGTCATGCCGATGACAACGAGCCGTTCTCCGCTCTGGCGTTCAAGATCGCTACCGACCCGTTCGTAGGTACTCTGACCTTCGTTCGCGTGTACTCGGGCGTGCTGAACTCCGGTGACTCGGTGATCAACTCGGTCAAGGGCAAGAAAGAGCGCGTTGGTCGTATGGTGCAGATGCACGCCAACCAGCGTGACGAGATCAAAGAAGTACGCGCTGGCGACATCGCTGCTCTGATCGGCATGAAGGACGTCACCACCGGTGAAACTCTGTGCGATCCGGAGAAGCCGATCATCCTCGAGCGTATGGACTTCCCGGAGCCGGTAATCTCGGTAGCTGTTGAGCCGAAGACCAAGGCTGACCAGGAGAAGATGGGTATTGCTCTAGGCAAGCTGGCTCAGGAAGACCCGTCGTTCCGCGTCAAGACCGACGAAGAAACCGGCCAGACCATCATTTCCGGTATGGGTGAGCTGCACCTGGACATCCTGGTCGACCGTATGCGCCGCGAATTCAACGTCGAGGCCAACATCGGTAAACCGCAGGTTTCCTACCGCGAGAAGATCACCAAGAACTGCGAGATCGAAGGCAAGTTCGTTCGCCAGTCCGGTGGTCGTGGTCAGTTCGGTCATTGC from Pseudomonas alcaligenes includes these protein-coding regions:
- the fusA gene encoding elongation factor G, which translates into the protein MARNTAINRYRNIGICAHVDAGKTTTTERILFYTGLSHKMGEVHDGAATTDWMVQEQERGITITSAAITTFWEGSRGQYDKYRVNVIDTPGHVDFTIEVERSLRVLDGAVVVFCGTSGVEPQSETVWRQANKYGVPRIVYVNKMDRAGANFLRVVGQIKQRLGHTPVPVQLAIGAEDDFQGQIDLMKMKAVYWNEDDKGTSYREEEIPAELLDLAQEWRSNMVEAAAEANEELMNKYLEEGELSIEEIKAGLRQRTIACEIVPAVCGSSFKNKGVPLVLDAVIDFLPAPTEIPAIKGIHPDLVDTPKEEISEAQYDERHADDNEPFSALAFKIATDPFVGTLTFVRVYSGVLNSGDSVINSVKGKKERVGRMVQMHANQRDEIKEVRAGDIAALIGMKDVTTGETLCDPEKPIILERMDFPEPVISVAVEPKTKADQEKMGIALGKLAQEDPSFRVKTDEETGQTIISGMGELHLDILVDRMRREFNVEANIGKPQVSYREKITKNCEIEGKFVRQSGGRGQFGHCWIRFAPADEGQEGLEFHNEVVGGVVPKEYIPAIQKGIEEQMKNGVVAGYPLIGLKATVFDGSYHDVDSNEMAFKVAASMATKQLAQKGGGVVLEPIMKVEVVTPEDYMGDVMGDLNRRRGLIQGMEDSVSGKVIRAEVPLGEMFGYATDVRSMSQGRASYSMEFSKYSEAPSNIVEALVKKQG